A section of the Triticum dicoccoides isolate Atlit2015 ecotype Zavitan chromosome 7A, WEW_v2.0, whole genome shotgun sequence genome encodes:
- the LOC119328431 gene encoding uncharacterized protein LOC119328431 isoform X1: MCSVGGAGLFFVSGYGGTGKTYLWSAICAFLRGERKIVLTVALSTIASLLLPGGRTAHSRFKIPILLEDNTQCDSKRGSKLCKLMMVASLVIWDEALMTHRKCFEAVDRTLRDVLSVGNPDLADVPFGGIVMVLGGDLRQILLVVEGGTRPQIVDAAITNSPLWRSVKKLSLSVNMRLSVHGVDSQAQQDVALFSKWVLDLGEGKLPVTRRGDDVEASWIQILDDLLVCTDGDPISAIVSSVYGDFSQNYMISGYLQERAILAPTNDHADDINDHVLKLVPTDSRDYLSADSIDDSVDSVRDKDIYYPIEYLNSTKIINFPNHRLTLKVGFPIMLLRNLSQANGLCNDTRLIVKELGDRLIEAVIMTGSHVGDTIYIPRIELLAKKGNAPFVLRHRQFPVRVCYAMTINKSQGQTLSAVGIYLKGPVFTHGQLYVAVSRVTLRASLKILILDADGKCGSKTKNIVSPEVFRAAGMA, translated from the coding sequence ATGTGTTCAGTCGGGGGAGCCGGGCTTTTTTTTGTCTCTGGGTACGGTGGTACTGGAAAGACTTACCTATGGAGTGCAATCTGTGCTTTCCTTAGGGGTGAGAGGAAGATAGTGCTAACTGTTGCATTGTCAACAATTGCATCGCTGTTACTGCCTGGTGGGAGGACTGCCCATTCTCGCTTTAAAATACCCATTCTCCTTGAAGATAATACGCAGTGTGATAGTAAAAGAGGTTCTAAGCTTTGTAAGTTAATGATGGTAGCTTCGCTTGTTATTTGGGACGAGGCGCTTATGACACACAGGAAGTGCTTTGAGGCTGTAGATAGAACATTGCGTGATGTCCTCTCTGTGGGTAATCCAGACCTTGCGGATGTTCCGTTTGGTGGGATAGTGATGGTCTTGGGTGGTGACCTTAGACAAATCTTACTGGTCGTTGAGGGAGGTACTAGACCTCAGATTGTTGATGCGGCGATCACAAATTCCCCGCTGTGGCGCTCTGTTAAGAAGTTGTCACTCTCTGTTAACATGCGCTTGTCTGTTCATGGTGTGGATAGTCAGGCACAGCAGGATGTTGCCTTATTTAGCAAATGGGTTCTTGATCTTGGTGAAGGAAAGTTGCCTGTTACAAGGCGAGGCGATGATGTTGAGGCTTCTTGGATACAAATTCTGGACGACCTATTGGTTTGTACAGATGGTGATCCAATATCTGCTATTGTTTCTTCTGTTTACGGTGATTTCTCTCAAAACTACATGATCTCTGGATACTTGCAAGAAAGAGCCATTTTAGCACCCACCAATGACCATGCTGATGATATTAATGATCATGTTCTTAAGTTGGTTCCTACTGATAGCAGAGACTATCTGAGCGCTGATTCAATTGACGACTCTGTAGATTCTGTTAGGGACAAGGATATTTACTATCCAATTGAGTACTTGAATTCAACTAAGATTATAAATTTCCCAAACCATAGGTTGACTCTTAAGGTTGGTTTTCCGATTATGCTTCTTAGAAACCTTAGCCAGGCAAATGGTTTATGTAACGATACACGCCTAATTGTGAAAGAATTGGGTGATCGGCTTATCGAGGCTGTTATTATGACTGGCTCGCATGTGGGCGATACCATTTATATCCCTAGGATTGAGTTATTAGCAAAGAAGGGTAACGCACCCTTCGTGCTTAGGCATCGCCAGTTTCCTGTTCGTGTGTGCTATGCCATGACAATCAACAAGAGCCAAGGACAGACCCTGTCTGCTGTTGGTATATATCTTAAGGGTCCTGTTTTTACGCACGGCCAGCTGTATGTGGCGGTTTCTCGTGTTACTTTGAGAGCTtctttgaaaatccttatattagaTGCTGATGGTAAGTGTGGATCTAAGACTAAGAACATTGTTTCCCCTGAGGTCTTCCGGGCCGCGGGGATGGCCTAG
- the LOC119328431 gene encoding uncharacterized protein LOC119328431 isoform X3 produces MAMAGLQGLVVGNRNPTVRVYVSRHWHHRGTTDNGPIKHTDMVLLDTRGNHIYAEIGENLVTKFMGKLFNRFTTASPNTNPEAQFPFCTYSLTELSRLPAPLDAPEFFTDVLGVITGVSDVVQYHSSNRSEPSTKHTINIKDLSGYQITVVFWGEHATTFEGDYIIELGKSEPVVALFVGTLLPVNDFLNNEKTTKVEGV; encoded by the exons ATGGCGATGGCTGGTTTGCAGGGTCTTGTTGTGGGGAACAGAAACCCGACAGTCCGTGTGTATGTCTCGCGACACTGGCATCATCGTGGGACCACTGATAATGGTCCTATCAAACACACTGACATGGTCCTTCTGGATACCCGG GGCAACCACATCTATGCTGAGATCGGTGAGAATCTTGTGACCAAGTTTATGGGTAAACT GTTCAATAGGTTCACCACGGCCAGTCCTAATACCAACCCAGAGGCTCAGTTTCCATTCTGCACCTACTCACTCACTGAACTGTCACGCCTGCCTGCCCCTCTCGATGCACCTGAATTCTTCACAG ATGTACTTGGAGTTATCACTGGTGTGTCTGATGTTGTTCAGTATCATAGCTCGAACAGGAGCGAGCCTTCCACAAAGCATACTATCAACATCAAGGACCTAAG TGGATACCAGATAACTGTTGTATTCTGGGGTGAACATGCCACGACCTTTGAAGGAGACTACATTATCGAGCTAGGAAAATCTGAACCAGTTGTTGCACTGTTTGTTGGGACTCTG ctaccagttaacgatttcctcaacaatgaaaaAACTACGAAG GTCGAAGGGGTGTGA